A region from the Lolium perenne isolate Kyuss_39 chromosome 4, Kyuss_2.0, whole genome shotgun sequence genome encodes:
- the LOC127293548 gene encoding uncharacterized protein — translation MATNGSSPRVRDAESSLDKVKRQLSTGSGRYLLQGPLLKRSETLRKWNERWIILDPTSGKMEYKLRRNETAVKGSILFDAASTITLSPVNFHGMPKYDGCCFYIGTPQKKDYFLCAETPGAAKAWVSTLHATQLVLQAHKEAVNSLAGNGSPSTLGTVATAVANANATALEAMKEIDAALKVSMRAALGLGTNNPNEGQLDDLTIMKETLRVKDEELQHLAKDIRARDSTIREIADKLTETAEAAEAAASAAHTLDEQRRLLCTEIERLKKAMETQMEQSMLKLRQSEEKVISLSREKDQLLKERDAAFQEAHMWRTELGKAREQAVIQEATIARAEEKVRVSEADAAVRIKEAAENLHAVEKEKEELLALIGVLQSQVQRDQSSTKQVCEERSESCSGTDNSPPLTKHVDASDDDVDKACVSDSRSVLVSSDSTEVQLAVDGVDIRPIGDAEWGDFQQPEALIADVREVSPEGEGSSLDIPVVNPPPVPDHMQGGATHP, via the exons ATGGCCACCAACGGCAGCTCCCCG AGGGTTAGAGACGCGGAGAGCAGCCTGGACAAGGTGAAGCGGCAGCTGTCGACGGGGTCCGGGAGGTACCTGCTGCAGGGTCCCCTGCTGAAGCGATCTGAGACG TTACGGAAATGGAATGAAAGATGGATAATATTGGACCCAACATCTGGAAAGATGGAATACAA ACTTCGGAGGAATGAAACTGCTGTCAAGGGATCCATTTTATTTGATGCTGCAAGCACCATTACTTTGTCTCCTGTAAATTTTCA CGGGATGCCAAAGTATGACGGCTGCTGTTTCT ACATTGGAACTCCTCAGAAAAAGGATTACTTTCTTTGCGCTGAAACTCCTGGTGCTGCCAAAGCTTGGGTATCTACATTGCA TGCAACACAGTTAGTACTACAAGCGCATAAAGAGGCAGTAAATTCGTTAGCTGGGAATGGCTCTCCTTCTACATTAGGCACGGTTGCGACGGCAGTTGCTAATGCTAACGCAACTGCTTTGGAGGCCATGAAGGAGATAGATGCTGCACTGAAGGTTTCAATGAGGGCAGCTCTTGGGttgggtacaaataatccaaatgAGGGTCAACTTGATGATTTAACCATCATGAAG GAGACGCTCCGAGTGAAAGATGAGGAGTTGCAGCATTTGGCTAAGGACATCCGTGCTCGGGACTCTACAATTCGGGAAATAGCAGACAAATTAACAGAGACTGCAGAGGCTGCAGAAGCAGCAGCTTCTGCAGCTCATACACTGGATGAACAGAGACGACTTCTATGTACTGAGATTGAGCGCCTGAAGAAGGCAATGgaaacacaaatggaacaatctatGCTCAAG CTAAGGCAATCCGAAGAGAAGGTAATTAGCCTGAGCAGAGAGAAGGACCAATTGCTGAAGGAAAGAGATGCTGCATTTCAGGAAGCTCATATGTGGCGCACTGAACTAGGAAAAGCTAGAGAGCAAGCGGTGATACAGGAAGCAACTATTGCCCGAGCAGAGGAGAAGGTAAGGGTGTCTGAAGCGGATGCTGCCGTTCGGATAAAGGAAGCTGCTGAAAATTTGCATGCTGTTGAGAAAGAAAAGGAGGAACTTTTAGCCCTTATTGGTGTTCTCCAATCACAAGTGCAGAG AGACCAAAGCAGCACAAAACAAGTATGCGAAGAGAGATCTGAATCATGCTCTGGTACCGACAACTCCCCTCCATTGACAAAGCACGTCGATGCATCAGATGATGATGTGGACAAAGCATGCGTAAGTGATTCAAGATCAGTCCTGGTTTCTAGCGATAGCACCGAAGTCCAGCTCGCTGTGGATGGGGTGGACATCCGTCCAATTGGCGATGCAGAATGGGGTGACTTCCAGCAGCCAGAAGCATTGATCGCTGATGTCCGGGAAGTCTCCCCGGAAGGAGAAGGCAGCAGCCTTGATATCCCTGTGGTCAATCCCCCACCAGTCCCTGATCATATGCAGGGAGGGGCAACACATCCTTGA